A part of Drosophila ananassae strain 14024-0371.13 chromosome 2R, ASM1763931v2, whole genome shotgun sequence genomic DNA contains:
- the LOC6506785 gene encoding circadian locomoter output cycles protein kaput isoform X1: MDDESDDKDDTKRWDEFANNLLLTVDNISRNKDVVAELAGKREKIHVYGISKNFPLNKKSRNLSEKKRRDQFNSLVNDLSALISNSSRKMDKSTVLKSTIAFLKNHNEAADRSKVFEIQQDWKPAFLSNDEFTHLMLESLDGFMMVFSSMGSIFYASESITSQLGYLPQDLYKMTIYDLAYEMDHEALLNIFQNPAPVIEARQTDIGANNQITFYTHLRRGGLEKVDSNAYELVKFVGYFRNDANTNAGSSGDSQSGGSGGNGQPAVLPRIFQQNPNVEVDKKLVFVGTGRVQNPQLIREMSIIDPTSNEFTSKHSMEWKFLFLDHRAPPIIGYMPFEVLGTSGYDYYHFDDLDSIVACHEELRQTGEGKSCYYRFLTKGQQWIWLQTAYYVTYHTFNSKPEHVVCTHKVVSYAEVLKESQKERKAISSTGNSSKSASATTTLRDFELGNQNLDSTLLGNSLANLGNEAAATSPTIDSSPMWSASAAQASGSCQINPLKTSRPASSYGNISSTGISPKAKRKNYFSNRGNESDSTSISADSVTSRQSLMTHVSSQSHRQRSHHRDHHHHQQQQQNQQQHQHQQQQHQQQQHQQHQQQFQQHLQQNVSGPKIVPLLPIAPGSLMANNACQFPQQAYPLASPQLVTPTFLEPPQYLTAIPMQPVIAPFSVAPVLSPLPVQGQSGDLLPGTVVMTPTQSQLQDQLQRKHDELQKLIMQQQDELRIVSEQLLLARYTYLPMPMGFAAGNMAATAMGNMAGGGGQRGLNFSSSNAVQPQFNQYGFALNSEQMLNQQDQQMMMQQQQNLHNQQQHNLQQQHQSQAQLQQHHQQQNQQQQQQQQNQQQQQQHQQQHQQQQLPLPNDEMLSSQEMEEINAILNMSPLPSMGSQLNTSGNNNNQNYNGGSNQNGNQNNNNNGNSNAPQNTNEDSLLSYMQMATESSPSLNFHMGISDDGSETHSEDNKLMHSNSSNQMQQHQQQQQQMMQQQQQQQQQQQSNNFFSSNHFLNNSQNQNQNQLPNDLEILPYQMSQEQSQNLFNSPHTAPGSSQ; encoded by the exons ATGGACGACGAGAGCGATGACAAGGATGATACGAAAAg ATGGGACGAATTCGCGAATAATCTGCTCCTGACAGTTGACAATATAAGCAGAAACAAAGATGTGGTGGCTGAGCTGGCTGGCAaaagggaaaagatacatgtctATGgcatttcgaaaaattttccaCTAAACAA AAAGTCGCGCAACCTAAGCGAGAAGAAGCGGCGGGATCAGTTCAATTCGTTGGTGAATGATCTGAGCGCCCTCATATCCAACTCCAGTCGCAAAATGGACAAGTCCACGGTTCTTAAATCCACAATAGCCTTTCTGAAGAATCACAATG AGGCTGCGGACAGGTCGAAAGTTTTTGAAATCCAACAAGACTGGAAGCCTGCGTTTCTGAGCAACGATGAGTTTACTCATTTGATGCTGGAATCCCTCGACGGCTTCATGATGGTCTTTAGCAGCATGGGCTCCATTTTTTATGCCTCGGAAAGTATTACCTCACAGCTGGGTTACCTGCCG CAAGACCTTTACAAAATGACCATCTACGACCTGGCCTATGAGATGGACCACGAGGCGCTTCTGAATATTTTCCAGAATCCTGCTCCCGTGATCGAGGCGCGACAGACGGACATTGGAGCCAACAACCAGATCACGTTCTACACGCACCTGAGGCGAGGCGGCCTGGAGAAAGTGGACTCCAATGCCTACGAGCTGGTCAAGTTTGTTGGTTACTTTC GTAATGATGCCAATACCAATGCAGGATCCAGTGGAGACAGCCAGAGTGGAGGATCTGGTGGAAATGGCCAGCCAGCTGTGTTGCCAAGGATTTTCCAGCAGAACCCCAATGTCGAGGTGGACAAGAAACTGGTGTTTGTGGGAACAGGACGTGTCCAGAATCCGCAGCTGATCCGGGAAATGAGCATCATCGATCCGACGAGCAACGAGTTCACCTCGAAGCACAGCATGGAGTGGAAGTTCCTATTCCTGGATCATCGAGCGCCTCCCATAATAGGATACATGCCGTTCGAGGTGCTGGGCACCTCTGGGTACGATTACTATCATTTTGATGATCTGGACAGTATTGTGGCATGCCACGAGGAAT TACGACAGACTGGCGAAGGCAAATCCTGTTACTATCGGTTTCTTACCAAGGGTCAGcagtggatctggctgcagaCGGCCTACTACGTGACTTACCACACCTTCAACTCCAAGCCGGAGCACGTGGTCTGCACCCACAAGGTGGTCAGCTATGCGGAGGTCCTTAAGGAGAGCCAGAAGGAGCGCAAGGCGATATCCTCCACCGGAAACAGCAGCAAATCCGCCTCAGCCACCACCACTCTCAGGGATTTCGAGTTGGGCAACCAGAATCTGGACAGCACGTTGCTGGGCAACAGTTTGGCCAATCTGGGCAACGAAGCCGCCGCCACATCGCCCACCATCGACTCATCGCCCATGTGGTCGGCATCGGCGGCTCAGGCCTCCGGCTCCTGCCAAATAAATCCCTTGAAGACATCTCGTCCAGCCTCCAGTTATGGTAACATCAGCTCCACGGGCATCTCGCCGAAAGCCAAGCGGAAGAATTACTTCAGCAATCGGGGAAACGAGTCGGACTCCACCTCGATATCAGCGGATTCGGTCACCAGCAGGCAGTCCTTGATGACACATGTGAGCTCG CAAAGCCATCGGCAGCGATCTCATCACCGGGATCATCatcaccaccagcagcagcagcagaatcaacagcaacaccagcaccaacagcagcagcatcagcagcaacagcaccagcagcatcaacagcaATTTCAACAACACCTGCAGCAGAATGTCAGTGGCCCCAAGATAGTACCCCTTCTCCCGATTGCTCCTGGCTCGTTGATGGCCAACAATGCCTGCCAGTTTCCACAGCAGGCCTATCCACTGGCCAGTCCGCAGCTGGTGACGCCCACGTTTCTGGAACCGCCTCAATACCTCACCGCCATACCCATGCAACCAGTTATTGCTCCGTTTTCGGTGGCACCTGTTCTCTCGCCGCTGCCGGTCCAGGGGCAGTCCGGGGATCTGCTGCCGGGGACGGTGGTAATGACACCCACCCAGAGCCAGTTGCAGGATCAACTGCAACGCAAGCACGACGAGTTGCAAAAGCTCATAATGCAGCAGCAGGACGAGCTGAGGATTGTGTCCGAGCAGTTGCTTCTGGCCCGATACACGTACCTGCCAATGCCGATGGGATTTGCGGCCGGCAATATGGCTGCCACGGCCATGGGTAACATGGCGGGGGGTGGTGGGCAAAGGGGGCTCAACTTCTCAAGCAGCAATGCTGTCCAGCCGCAGTTCAATCAGTATGGATTCGCATTAAATTCCGAGCAGATGCTCAATCAACAGGATCAGCAAATGAtgatgcaacagcaacagaatcTACATAACCAGCAGCAGCATAAtctgcagcaacagcatcagAGTCAGGCACAATTGCAGCAGCATCACCAACAACAGaatcaacagcagcagcaacagcaacaaaatcagcaacaacagcagcagcatcagcagcaacatcaacaacagcaATTGCCGTTGCCAAACGATGAAATGCTATCCAGCCAAGAAATGGAGGAAATAAACGCCATTTTAAATATGTCGCCATTGCCTTCAATGGGATCTCAGCTTAATACCAGTGGCAATAACAACAATCAGAATTACAACGGTGGCAGCAATCAGAATGGCAAccagaacaacaacaacaatggcaacTCGAATGCTCCACAAAATACGAATGAAGATTCTTTGCTGTCTTATATGCAAATGGCCACAGAATCGAGTCCTTCGCTCAACTTCCATATGGGCATCAGTGACGATGGCTCGGAGACTCACAGTGAAGACAACAAGCTGAtgcacagcaacagcagcaatcagatgcagcaacatcagcagcagcagcagcaaatgatgcagcaacaacagcagcagcaacagcaacagcagtccAATAACTTCTTTAGCTCCAATCACTTTCTCAACAATAGTCAGAATCAGAACCAAAATCAGTTGCCAAACGATTTGGAAATATTGCCATACCAGATGTCCCAGGAGCAGTCGCAGAATCTATTTAACTCACCTCACACAGCACCCGGCAGCAGTCAGTAG
- the LOC6506785 gene encoding circadian locomoter output cycles protein kaput isoform X2, with the protein MDDESDDKDDTKSFLCRKSRNLSEKKRRDQFNSLVNDLSALISNSSRKMDKSTVLKSTIAFLKNHNEAADRSKVFEIQQDWKPAFLSNDEFTHLMLESLDGFMMVFSSMGSIFYASESITSQLGYLPQDLYKMTIYDLAYEMDHEALLNIFQNPAPVIEARQTDIGANNQITFYTHLRRGGLEKVDSNAYELVKFVGYFRNDANTNAGSSGDSQSGGSGGNGQPAVLPRIFQQNPNVEVDKKLVFVGTGRVQNPQLIREMSIIDPTSNEFTSKHSMEWKFLFLDHRAPPIIGYMPFEVLGTSGYDYYHFDDLDSIVACHEELRQTGEGKSCYYRFLTKGQQWIWLQTAYYVTYHTFNSKPEHVVCTHKVVSYAEVLKESQKERKAISSTGNSSKSASATTTLRDFELGNQNLDSTLLGNSLANLGNEAAATSPTIDSSPMWSASAAQASGSCQINPLKTSRPASSYGNISSTGISPKAKRKNYFSNRGNESDSTSISADSVTSRQSLMTHVSSQSHRQRSHHRDHHHHQQQQQNQQQHQHQQQQHQQQQHQQHQQQFQQHLQQNVSGPKIVPLLPIAPGSLMANNACQFPQQAYPLASPQLVTPTFLEPPQYLTAIPMQPVIAPFSVAPVLSPLPVQGQSGDLLPGTVVMTPTQSQLQDQLQRKHDELQKLIMQQQDELRIVSEQLLLARYTYLPMPMGFAAGNMAATAMGNMAGGGGQRGLNFSSSNAVQPQFNQYGFALNSEQMLNQQDQQMMMQQQQNLHNQQQHNLQQQHQSQAQLQQHHQQQNQQQQQQQQNQQQQQQHQQQHQQQQLPLPNDEMLSSQEMEEINAILNMSPLPSMGSQLNTSGNNNNQNYNGGSNQNGNQNNNNNGNSNAPQNTNEDSLLSYMQMATESSPSLNFHMGISDDGSETHSEDNKLMHSNSSNQMQQHQQQQQQMMQQQQQQQQQQQSNNFFSSNHFLNNSQNQNQNQLPNDLEILPYQMSQEQSQNLFNSPHTAPGSSQ; encoded by the exons ATGGACGACGAGAGCGATGACAAGGATGATACGAAAAg TTTTCTTTGTAGAAAGTCGCGCAACCTAAGCGAGAAGAAGCGGCGGGATCAGTTCAATTCGTTGGTGAATGATCTGAGCGCCCTCATATCCAACTCCAGTCGCAAAATGGACAAGTCCACGGTTCTTAAATCCACAATAGCCTTTCTGAAGAATCACAATG AGGCTGCGGACAGGTCGAAAGTTTTTGAAATCCAACAAGACTGGAAGCCTGCGTTTCTGAGCAACGATGAGTTTACTCATTTGATGCTGGAATCCCTCGACGGCTTCATGATGGTCTTTAGCAGCATGGGCTCCATTTTTTATGCCTCGGAAAGTATTACCTCACAGCTGGGTTACCTGCCG CAAGACCTTTACAAAATGACCATCTACGACCTGGCCTATGAGATGGACCACGAGGCGCTTCTGAATATTTTCCAGAATCCTGCTCCCGTGATCGAGGCGCGACAGACGGACATTGGAGCCAACAACCAGATCACGTTCTACACGCACCTGAGGCGAGGCGGCCTGGAGAAAGTGGACTCCAATGCCTACGAGCTGGTCAAGTTTGTTGGTTACTTTC GTAATGATGCCAATACCAATGCAGGATCCAGTGGAGACAGCCAGAGTGGAGGATCTGGTGGAAATGGCCAGCCAGCTGTGTTGCCAAGGATTTTCCAGCAGAACCCCAATGTCGAGGTGGACAAGAAACTGGTGTTTGTGGGAACAGGACGTGTCCAGAATCCGCAGCTGATCCGGGAAATGAGCATCATCGATCCGACGAGCAACGAGTTCACCTCGAAGCACAGCATGGAGTGGAAGTTCCTATTCCTGGATCATCGAGCGCCTCCCATAATAGGATACATGCCGTTCGAGGTGCTGGGCACCTCTGGGTACGATTACTATCATTTTGATGATCTGGACAGTATTGTGGCATGCCACGAGGAAT TACGACAGACTGGCGAAGGCAAATCCTGTTACTATCGGTTTCTTACCAAGGGTCAGcagtggatctggctgcagaCGGCCTACTACGTGACTTACCACACCTTCAACTCCAAGCCGGAGCACGTGGTCTGCACCCACAAGGTGGTCAGCTATGCGGAGGTCCTTAAGGAGAGCCAGAAGGAGCGCAAGGCGATATCCTCCACCGGAAACAGCAGCAAATCCGCCTCAGCCACCACCACTCTCAGGGATTTCGAGTTGGGCAACCAGAATCTGGACAGCACGTTGCTGGGCAACAGTTTGGCCAATCTGGGCAACGAAGCCGCCGCCACATCGCCCACCATCGACTCATCGCCCATGTGGTCGGCATCGGCGGCTCAGGCCTCCGGCTCCTGCCAAATAAATCCCTTGAAGACATCTCGTCCAGCCTCCAGTTATGGTAACATCAGCTCCACGGGCATCTCGCCGAAAGCCAAGCGGAAGAATTACTTCAGCAATCGGGGAAACGAGTCGGACTCCACCTCGATATCAGCGGATTCGGTCACCAGCAGGCAGTCCTTGATGACACATGTGAGCTCG CAAAGCCATCGGCAGCGATCTCATCACCGGGATCATCatcaccaccagcagcagcagcagaatcaacagcaacaccagcaccaacagcagcagcatcagcagcaacagcaccagcagcatcaacagcaATTTCAACAACACCTGCAGCAGAATGTCAGTGGCCCCAAGATAGTACCCCTTCTCCCGATTGCTCCTGGCTCGTTGATGGCCAACAATGCCTGCCAGTTTCCACAGCAGGCCTATCCACTGGCCAGTCCGCAGCTGGTGACGCCCACGTTTCTGGAACCGCCTCAATACCTCACCGCCATACCCATGCAACCAGTTATTGCTCCGTTTTCGGTGGCACCTGTTCTCTCGCCGCTGCCGGTCCAGGGGCAGTCCGGGGATCTGCTGCCGGGGACGGTGGTAATGACACCCACCCAGAGCCAGTTGCAGGATCAACTGCAACGCAAGCACGACGAGTTGCAAAAGCTCATAATGCAGCAGCAGGACGAGCTGAGGATTGTGTCCGAGCAGTTGCTTCTGGCCCGATACACGTACCTGCCAATGCCGATGGGATTTGCGGCCGGCAATATGGCTGCCACGGCCATGGGTAACATGGCGGGGGGTGGTGGGCAAAGGGGGCTCAACTTCTCAAGCAGCAATGCTGTCCAGCCGCAGTTCAATCAGTATGGATTCGCATTAAATTCCGAGCAGATGCTCAATCAACAGGATCAGCAAATGAtgatgcaacagcaacagaatcTACATAACCAGCAGCAGCATAAtctgcagcaacagcatcagAGTCAGGCACAATTGCAGCAGCATCACCAACAACAGaatcaacagcagcagcaacagcaacaaaatcagcaacaacagcagcagcatcagcagcaacatcaacaacagcaATTGCCGTTGCCAAACGATGAAATGCTATCCAGCCAAGAAATGGAGGAAATAAACGCCATTTTAAATATGTCGCCATTGCCTTCAATGGGATCTCAGCTTAATACCAGTGGCAATAACAACAATCAGAATTACAACGGTGGCAGCAATCAGAATGGCAAccagaacaacaacaacaatggcaacTCGAATGCTCCACAAAATACGAATGAAGATTCTTTGCTGTCTTATATGCAAATGGCCACAGAATCGAGTCCTTCGCTCAACTTCCATATGGGCATCAGTGACGATGGCTCGGAGACTCACAGTGAAGACAACAAGCTGAtgcacagcaacagcagcaatcagatgcagcaacatcagcagcagcagcagcaaatgatgcagcaacaacagcagcagcaacagcaacagcagtccAATAACTTCTTTAGCTCCAATCACTTTCTCAACAATAGTCAGAATCAGAACCAAAATCAGTTGCCAAACGATTTGGAAATATTGCCATACCAGATGTCCCAGGAGCAGTCGCAGAATCTATTTAACTCACCTCACACAGCACCCGGCAGCAGTCAGTAG
- the LOC6506785 gene encoding circadian locomoter output cycles protein kaput isoform X3, with amino-acid sequence MDDESDDKDDTKRKSRNLSEKKRRDQFNSLVNDLSALISNSSRKMDKSTVLKSTIAFLKNHNEAADRSKVFEIQQDWKPAFLSNDEFTHLMLESLDGFMMVFSSMGSIFYASESITSQLGYLPQDLYKMTIYDLAYEMDHEALLNIFQNPAPVIEARQTDIGANNQITFYTHLRRGGLEKVDSNAYELVKFVGYFRNDANTNAGSSGDSQSGGSGGNGQPAVLPRIFQQNPNVEVDKKLVFVGTGRVQNPQLIREMSIIDPTSNEFTSKHSMEWKFLFLDHRAPPIIGYMPFEVLGTSGYDYYHFDDLDSIVACHEELRQTGEGKSCYYRFLTKGQQWIWLQTAYYVTYHTFNSKPEHVVCTHKVVSYAEVLKESQKERKAISSTGNSSKSASATTTLRDFELGNQNLDSTLLGNSLANLGNEAAATSPTIDSSPMWSASAAQASGSCQINPLKTSRPASSYGNISSTGISPKAKRKNYFSNRGNESDSTSISADSVTSRQSLMTHVSSQSHRQRSHHRDHHHHQQQQQNQQQHQHQQQQHQQQQHQQHQQQFQQHLQQNVSGPKIVPLLPIAPGSLMANNACQFPQQAYPLASPQLVTPTFLEPPQYLTAIPMQPVIAPFSVAPVLSPLPVQGQSGDLLPGTVVMTPTQSQLQDQLQRKHDELQKLIMQQQDELRIVSEQLLLARYTYLPMPMGFAAGNMAATAMGNMAGGGGQRGLNFSSSNAVQPQFNQYGFALNSEQMLNQQDQQMMMQQQQNLHNQQQHNLQQQHQSQAQLQQHHQQQNQQQQQQQQNQQQQQQHQQQHQQQQLPLPNDEMLSSQEMEEINAILNMSPLPSMGSQLNTSGNNNNQNYNGGSNQNGNQNNNNNGNSNAPQNTNEDSLLSYMQMATESSPSLNFHMGISDDGSETHSEDNKLMHSNSSNQMQQHQQQQQQMMQQQQQQQQQQQSNNFFSSNHFLNNSQNQNQNQLPNDLEILPYQMSQEQSQNLFNSPHTAPGSSQ; translated from the exons ATGGACGACGAGAGCGATGACAAGGATGATACGAAAAg AAAGTCGCGCAACCTAAGCGAGAAGAAGCGGCGGGATCAGTTCAATTCGTTGGTGAATGATCTGAGCGCCCTCATATCCAACTCCAGTCGCAAAATGGACAAGTCCACGGTTCTTAAATCCACAATAGCCTTTCTGAAGAATCACAATG AGGCTGCGGACAGGTCGAAAGTTTTTGAAATCCAACAAGACTGGAAGCCTGCGTTTCTGAGCAACGATGAGTTTACTCATTTGATGCTGGAATCCCTCGACGGCTTCATGATGGTCTTTAGCAGCATGGGCTCCATTTTTTATGCCTCGGAAAGTATTACCTCACAGCTGGGTTACCTGCCG CAAGACCTTTACAAAATGACCATCTACGACCTGGCCTATGAGATGGACCACGAGGCGCTTCTGAATATTTTCCAGAATCCTGCTCCCGTGATCGAGGCGCGACAGACGGACATTGGAGCCAACAACCAGATCACGTTCTACACGCACCTGAGGCGAGGCGGCCTGGAGAAAGTGGACTCCAATGCCTACGAGCTGGTCAAGTTTGTTGGTTACTTTC GTAATGATGCCAATACCAATGCAGGATCCAGTGGAGACAGCCAGAGTGGAGGATCTGGTGGAAATGGCCAGCCAGCTGTGTTGCCAAGGATTTTCCAGCAGAACCCCAATGTCGAGGTGGACAAGAAACTGGTGTTTGTGGGAACAGGACGTGTCCAGAATCCGCAGCTGATCCGGGAAATGAGCATCATCGATCCGACGAGCAACGAGTTCACCTCGAAGCACAGCATGGAGTGGAAGTTCCTATTCCTGGATCATCGAGCGCCTCCCATAATAGGATACATGCCGTTCGAGGTGCTGGGCACCTCTGGGTACGATTACTATCATTTTGATGATCTGGACAGTATTGTGGCATGCCACGAGGAAT TACGACAGACTGGCGAAGGCAAATCCTGTTACTATCGGTTTCTTACCAAGGGTCAGcagtggatctggctgcagaCGGCCTACTACGTGACTTACCACACCTTCAACTCCAAGCCGGAGCACGTGGTCTGCACCCACAAGGTGGTCAGCTATGCGGAGGTCCTTAAGGAGAGCCAGAAGGAGCGCAAGGCGATATCCTCCACCGGAAACAGCAGCAAATCCGCCTCAGCCACCACCACTCTCAGGGATTTCGAGTTGGGCAACCAGAATCTGGACAGCACGTTGCTGGGCAACAGTTTGGCCAATCTGGGCAACGAAGCCGCCGCCACATCGCCCACCATCGACTCATCGCCCATGTGGTCGGCATCGGCGGCTCAGGCCTCCGGCTCCTGCCAAATAAATCCCTTGAAGACATCTCGTCCAGCCTCCAGTTATGGTAACATCAGCTCCACGGGCATCTCGCCGAAAGCCAAGCGGAAGAATTACTTCAGCAATCGGGGAAACGAGTCGGACTCCACCTCGATATCAGCGGATTCGGTCACCAGCAGGCAGTCCTTGATGACACATGTGAGCTCG CAAAGCCATCGGCAGCGATCTCATCACCGGGATCATCatcaccaccagcagcagcagcagaatcaacagcaacaccagcaccaacagcagcagcatcagcagcaacagcaccagcagcatcaacagcaATTTCAACAACACCTGCAGCAGAATGTCAGTGGCCCCAAGATAGTACCCCTTCTCCCGATTGCTCCTGGCTCGTTGATGGCCAACAATGCCTGCCAGTTTCCACAGCAGGCCTATCCACTGGCCAGTCCGCAGCTGGTGACGCCCACGTTTCTGGAACCGCCTCAATACCTCACCGCCATACCCATGCAACCAGTTATTGCTCCGTTTTCGGTGGCACCTGTTCTCTCGCCGCTGCCGGTCCAGGGGCAGTCCGGGGATCTGCTGCCGGGGACGGTGGTAATGACACCCACCCAGAGCCAGTTGCAGGATCAACTGCAACGCAAGCACGACGAGTTGCAAAAGCTCATAATGCAGCAGCAGGACGAGCTGAGGATTGTGTCCGAGCAGTTGCTTCTGGCCCGATACACGTACCTGCCAATGCCGATGGGATTTGCGGCCGGCAATATGGCTGCCACGGCCATGGGTAACATGGCGGGGGGTGGTGGGCAAAGGGGGCTCAACTTCTCAAGCAGCAATGCTGTCCAGCCGCAGTTCAATCAGTATGGATTCGCATTAAATTCCGAGCAGATGCTCAATCAACAGGATCAGCAAATGAtgatgcaacagcaacagaatcTACATAACCAGCAGCAGCATAAtctgcagcaacagcatcagAGTCAGGCACAATTGCAGCAGCATCACCAACAACAGaatcaacagcagcagcaacagcaacaaaatcagcaacaacagcagcagcatcagcagcaacatcaacaacagcaATTGCCGTTGCCAAACGATGAAATGCTATCCAGCCAAGAAATGGAGGAAATAAACGCCATTTTAAATATGTCGCCATTGCCTTCAATGGGATCTCAGCTTAATACCAGTGGCAATAACAACAATCAGAATTACAACGGTGGCAGCAATCAGAATGGCAAccagaacaacaacaacaatggcaacTCGAATGCTCCACAAAATACGAATGAAGATTCTTTGCTGTCTTATATGCAAATGGCCACAGAATCGAGTCCTTCGCTCAACTTCCATATGGGCATCAGTGACGATGGCTCGGAGACTCACAGTGAAGACAACAAGCTGAtgcacagcaacagcagcaatcagatgcagcaacatcagcagcagcagcagcaaatgatgcagcaacaacagcagcagcaacagcaacagcagtccAATAACTTCTTTAGCTCCAATCACTTTCTCAACAATAGTCAGAATCAGAACCAAAATCAGTTGCCAAACGATTTGGAAATATTGCCATACCAGATGTCCCAGGAGCAGTCGCAGAATCTATTTAACTCACCTCACACAGCACCCGGCAGCAGTCAGTAG